The genomic DNA TTAACTAATAATAAATCTAATTATTACAACAAATATTATGTTAATAGGTATGTTGACGAGAAAGACGAGAAGAGCAGTTCTGATGTTTTTCTTATTGGTGATAGGTCTGCTCTTGATAGTATTTTAAACCTTAGAAGAATACTTATGGGATATTTGATGGGAGTTTTTAGTTACAGTCGAGATAGTGCAGAATTACTAGCTAAAGCTATTACGATATACAATGCTGTTTATCGAGGAGATTTGGACTATTACAGTGAGAGCTATATTCAGCCTGCGCTTAAAGATGCAACTAAAGATAATATTGGACTTTCAAGAGTTTATAGTCAGTGGGCTGGAAAGACTCGTATTTTTATTCCTCTTAGGAGAGATATTTTATCAGGAAGTATTGAATCAGATGTTGATCTTGATAGGATAGTCACAGACAAGGTAATAGCATCTCTTTTAAATGAGAATGAAAGTGGTGGGACGGATTTTGCAAGAGATATTACGGATGTTCAGGATGAAGTTCATGATATAGATCAAGAGAAGGTTGATGCTGAGACCGATACTTTAAAGAGTATTGAGGAAGAGTTGGATGAAACTATAGAGGATTTAAGGGAGCAGTTAGAGAAATCTACTAATGAGGAAGAGAAGGGGGAGATACAGAAGCAGATAGAAGAAAAGAGAAGTGAGAGAGATGTTTTGGAGAAGAAGGGAAATGAACTTAAGGATTCTCAGGAGAAATTAGATAAAAGTCAAGATAAGTTAGATACACAAAGGGATATGGTAAAGGAGAAATTACAAGAAAATATTGATGAAGAGAATAAGGATAAGAATTTACCAAAACCAGGGGAGATAAGTTCACCTAAAGTAGATGAGAAGGAAGAGTTGAATGAAACTATAGAGGATTTAAGGGAGCAGTTAGAGAAATCTACTAATGAGGAAGAGAAGGGGGAGATACAGAAGCAGATAGAAGAAAAGAGAAGTGAGAGAGATGTTTTGGAGAAGAAGGGAAATGAACTTAAGGATTCTCAAGATAAGTTAGGTACACAAAGGGATATGGTAAAGGAGAAATTACAAGAAAATGTTGATGAAGAGAATAAGGATAAGAATTTACCAAAACCAGGGGAAATAAGTTCAGATAAAGTAGATGAGAAGAAAGAGTTGGATGAACAGATTGGGAAAGCAGGGGATGATGTTGAGAAAAAACTTAATTTGGATAATAGTAAAAAAGATGATAATACTGATGTTTCAGTATCGGATACACAAACACTAAATTCTAAAATGCAGCCTGGAGAACAGGCTGCAGGAGATAAAGCATCTGTTGAGAGTAGTAAGAGTAAATCTGTTTTTTTAGAAGTTCTTAATCCAAGTACTAATTTGGGAGTGTTGCAGTTTATTGATTCCGATGGAAATAAATTGGAAGAGACTTCTCAATATGGAATTAGACGATATGGTGTTTATGAGAGGGCAGATGACTTGGTGGCCATAAAACTCTGTTCAGGGATTGCAAAGCTTCAACTACTTAATAAAGTAGAAAATTTAAAAGTTGAATCTGAATCACAGTTTGAATTAAGTAGAGATTCTTCTCTTTTTGTTGATGCAAAAATGATTTTAGTAGTCGTTAAAGATAATAATGTTTGGAAATTAGCAAAATTTTCTTCAAAAGATTTGAGTGATTTTATTCTCTCAGAGGATGAAGTTTTGCCATTTACAAGCTTTACTGTTAGTGACGAGTATGTTTATTTACAAGATGCATCTAAAAAGGTTATTACTCTAGATTTAAAAACTTTAAAAAAGGTATCTTAAGCTTTATATATTTTTATTTTTAAAATAAAAATGGAGAAGAACTAATAATCACTCACTTGATTTATATGAAAATCGGGACGGTGGGATTCGAACTCACGATCCCCTGCTCCCAAAGCAGGTGCCTTAGCCACTAGGCCACGTCCCGATAATACGCGCCAATTAGGACTCGAACCTAAAACCTACAGATTAGAAGTCTGTTGCTCTATCCAATTGAGCTATTAGCGCTTTTAGAACTAAAATTGAGTATATCATGTTAAAAAAACCTTGTCAATAAAATATTTATTGCTTAATATTTTGTATGTTTTATAATTTTCTTATGCTTGATATTGATTTAATTGTAAATGAAGCTTTATCTAGATATCCGGATGTTAAGCCTTTTTTAAATTTTAAAAATAATTATGAACTTTTAATAATGGTGATTTTGAGCGCAAGAACAACTGATAATATGGTTAATAAAATTGCACCTAATCTTTTTAAAAGGTATGGGGATTTTGAAAGTTTAGCTAGTGCAAATTTAATTGAGGTGCAGAAATTGATTTATAGATTGGGGTTTTATGCAAATAAATCTAAGAATATCATAAACTGTGCACGTATGCTTTTAAAAAATTTCAAAGGTATTATTCCGGATAATATTTTAGATCTTATATCTCTTCCAGGAGTAGGTAGAAAGACAGCTAATGTTATTCTTGGCGTTGTTTATAATAAGCCTGCGATAATTGTAGATACTCATTTTAGCAGGGTTGTCATTAGACATGGAATTACCCTGGAGAAAACGCCTTTGAAAATTGAGTTAGATTTAAAGAACAAAATACCTTCTGAGAAACAATATAGGTTTTCTATGGCTATCAACAGGCACGGTAGAGACATTTGTACATCTCGTAGTAAAGATTGCAAGAATTGTTTCTTAGAAAAATTTGCACCAAGGCTTATTTAATTTTAAGATGAAATAAAATATTTAATGTGTTTTTTAAGTTTTAAGCTTATTGAAGCTAGTATTATATTAATTGATATTAATATGAACAGAGGTTTTCCCCATACCCAAAAATATTCTCTTCCCATTTCCATGTAGCTTAAAAGTTCTCCAAGGCTTGGATAAAATCTTCTATCTTCTTGTTGTAAATAGTTTACTACCTCAAATGTGGTTAGGCTTTTTGATATTTGTAGAGGAATTATTGATGATATTGATGAAAAAATTTCTGGGAATATGTGGTATATTGTTAGTCTAAGCTTACTTGAGCCCATGGTTTGACTTGCTTTAACATAATCAAGGTTTTTTATTATTAAGGTGCTATTCCTTGTTGCAAATGAGAATGGAATCCATCCGTGTATTAGAGCTAGAGTGATTGCGACTTCTAAGATATTATAATTTTTTTGTTTTGAAAAATAGTAGAAAATTAAGATTAATATGTAAGAAAATGGTAATGTTTGTAGTGATTCTATTAATTTAGATATTAACATGCAAGTTTTAAATTTAAAGCTTCCAATTATTATTCCTATAAAAATTCCAATTAATGCAGAAATTGTTGCGTAGCTAAATGAAAGTAAAATAGAGTTTCTAGTTGCAAGTATTAGTCTTGCCATTATATCTCTTCCCATTTTATCCGTCCCTAGAGGATTGTTAACAGTAGGTAGTTGAGGAAGTTTATTTGTTGATTCAGTGTATATTTTATTTGGATCTTTTCTGTATATTGCAAATTTTGAAGTTTCGTTAATTAAAAAGGGGAGTGTTATTAAGATTAAAATGAAGATTCCTAGTAATATAAGGTATAATTTTTTAAATTTTTCCATTATTATAGGACTCCTTTATAAGGGTTAATTTTATATATTAATATGTCACTTATTAAGTTTGCTATAAGCATAATCAAAACACCAACGAATATTAAGTCTTTATAAATAATATAATCATTATTTTTGATGGCATTGATTGTTAAAGAGCCTATTCCATCAATTCCAAACATTTTTTCAATTATAGATGTACCAAAGAAAGCTGTTGCAAGAGTAGATCTAAGATTTGTAATTATTGGGATTAATGAGGGCGTTAATGCATGACCTAGTATTATCTTTATTCTTTTAAGTCCTTTTGATTTTGCAGTTGTTATGTAACAAGCGGACAGATTTTTGTGTAGGGCTTGTTTGAAAATGACGGCATTAAATAGGAAAAATGAAAAAAACCATCCAAACCCACCTATTATTGAATTTTTTGGATTTATGTTAAGATAATAGAGAGAAGAAATTAGTAACATTACAGTAAGATTTCTTGGTAGTGAGTTTAGAAACAACATTATATAATCTAGAGTGTTATCTATGCTTTTATTTTTTACAAATAAAGTCCAAGCGATAATAAAAGAGATTGAAATTACGTAAGCAAGTATGATACCTGGGACTGATATTTTCAATGTATTTTTTATTTTATTGAAAATTACTGTCATTGTTGACTTTCCTTTTGTGAGTGGTGAGTAGGAAGGCGTTCCCCATATTAATCCCTTATACTTTATTTTGTATACTATGTATGAATTGCCTGCAATGTGTTTAGCAAAATAATTTTTACTTAGAGGCATATTAGGGTCAAAATCATATACTAGTTTATAACTTTCAATACTTTTAAGTAATCCAATGTATTCTAGGTATTCTTTAAATACATTTTTTTGAATAAATGGAATATTGGAATTGTTATTTGAGAATGTGTTTAACAATGATGCACAAAAAAATGTTGATATAATAATGTTTATTAATGTAAGGAATATATTTTTTAAAATAAATGTAGCTATAAAACTTACCTTCCTTTGTTAAGAATTTTAAGTGTCTCCAAATAACTTAATACAAAATAAAAAATTAGAGATATCACTATTGAGATTAAGTAAAAATTTTTATCTATGTTGTTATTTTTGGATGTGTTTTGTAAATGTAGAATCTTTCCTTGGTTGTAGTTTTCATTATCATCTGGATTTTTTATTATTATGGAATTTTTAGGATAGTATCCAATTTTACTTGCTTCTCTTAAGATTGCAGGTTTAGATATTTGTAGATTAATGTACCTTGTTTTTAACGTTTTCTGTGTTTCTTTTAATGTTTCGATATGATTTTTCATTAAGATTAAATTATTATGCAATTCTTTGTAGTTAACAATACCTCTCTCTCCAAATATTGGAGTGATTATGAAATAACTTATTAGACCTACATAAATTGACAATATAATTTTTTTTATCAAAAACATATTGCCTTGTAATTATATTCTTAATATATTATATTTACAAGTGTATAGACTTTTAAGTAAGCCTAATCTTTGTTAATTAGGTTTGGAGAATAGATTTAAATATGTCAGATTATAAGAGTACTTTTTTTATCAAGGAAGGTCCTAGAGAAGTTGATTTTGATATGGACCGTATATTTTTACATTCTTCGGTTTCTGGCAGTAGTGTTGGGCTACATTCTGATGAGATTAAAGAGCTTTTAGATGAAAAATTATTAAAATTAGATGATTCTTTAAAAAAAAGACATGGTGAGTTAGTTAATTATTTAAGAGAGGTTGATGATCGTATTTCAAGAGTTGAGGAGGGGATACGTCATAGTTTGGATTCTTCTCAGGAACTTGATAAACCTAATTTAAGAACTTCTGAAAATATACCTTCTTTCAATCATGCTAATACTAAATTGGAGAATGAGTTTGGTGAATTCTCTTTAAGAAAAGAAAATAGTTTGCCAAATATTGCAATTGATCAGGAAGAGTTGGATGCTTTACTTGAAGGATTGAATGACATTTCAAAGGATGGTAAAGAAACTTTATATGATAATGATTTAGATGATGGCTTGAATAAAGATAGCTTTGTTGAAGAACTTTCTAATATGGAGCTTAATGCGTCAGATAATAAAACCATTTATAACGAACCTTTAGAGGAAGGTAATAATAGGAGTACAGTTCCTCTAAAGGACACAGAAGATAGCGAATCCTTAGGTACTAATTTTGATTTTGAAAAAGAAGAGAATTTAATAGACGAAACTTCTTCTTTTGGGTTATCTAATGTTGCTGAGAGTGATTTTAATTCTAGTATGGATATAGATAGCAAGGTTGTTTCTTCTGATAGTGTTGGTTTTGGAGGAGATTCTTCTAATAAAATTGCACATGAGGACGCTGTTGAGAAACAAGAGGAATGTGATTTGGATAATCTTGCTTATTATTTAAATGAGAGTTTTAATGAAGTAGAATTTTCTGATGAAAGTTTGAATCTTTTAAATAAAGAAGAGCAGGAAGGAAGAGAACAGGAGTTGGCTAACTTTGATGAGGTTTCTGCCGGTGAAATTGATAACGATATAAATGATTATGATTTATTTTTGAATAAAGAAGATGAAACTGTTTATGATCAAAAACAGGAAATTGATGATGCTTCTTCTAATTTTAAAGAGCTTGACGATTTTGAAGATGTTTTAAAGACGGATTTAAATTGTTCAGATTTACAGAATTGTATTGACGATTTTGAAGAAGAAAACCTTTATAATAATCAAGTAGAGAACTTAGAGTATAATAATCAAGTAGAGAATTTAGAGGAGAGATTGGAGCATAGTGAAGAATTGAATTTACATTCTAAAACAAAAACGGAAGACAGTTTAGGGGGGGATGATTTATCTAGTTTTAGTTTTACTGAAGTTGAGAGGGTGATAAATAAGTTTGATGATAATGAGTATTTGAGTAAAATTGAATTGAGTAATGAGGAGAGGTCTGTTTTAATTAAGTTTATTGATAAACTGGAAGGCGACCTTGCATTTAGTACTAAGGGCAGTAGTTTTAAGAGTAGGCGAGAGTATGAGATTTTGCAGAAGATTAAGCGTTTATTAGTAAGAGAGTAGAATTATTTGTTTAATAAAGTACTATTTTTTATTTTTTATTACTGCAGTTTTATTTTTGTTTTTAACTTTTTTTTATTTTATTAGCAAGTTTATAAGCCAGATTGATTTTGACCTTACTTATTTAATAGATAATGTTAGAGCATATAATATAAAATTTTTTGAGGATTTAGATTTAGAACAATATTTCGATAAAACTTTAGGAGAACATGATTTAGTTAGCTCTTATTATTTACTCTCATCAGTTAATGGGATTTTAGTTTATAAAACAAAAGATGATTTGATTTATAAATTCTCAGATAGATTAGATCCAGTTCTTTTAAAGAGTAGTGTTTTTATAAAGAAATTTAAGGTTAATTTTGAATTGAGCAATGATGTAATTAGTTTAGTTGTGTATTATAATATCCTGCCAAAGAACAGGATATTATATGTTTTAAATTCTTATCTTGTTTTAATGTCTCTTTTTTATCTGCATTTTTCTATTTTTGTCTTATATTGCATACATCGAAATACTAATGGTGATGGTCATGATCATCGTGATGATGTGGGTGAGGATGATCATGTGCCTCGTGTGCATGATCTTCACTAGAGTGAGTATCGTTTATTTTTATATTTTTTTCTAAATTAAATACATCAAAGAAAGCCCATTTGTTAGTGATGTAGTAATAGTCTTCTTTATCTTTTTTAAGTAGAATATCTCTATCTTTTTCATTTTTGCTAAAGTAAACATCAATGTTGTTTACACTTTTATTATTCCATATGACTTCAATATTGTATTGAAGCTTATATTCGTTGATTTTAGTTTTATTTATTTCAAATCCATCTGTTGTGAATTCTTTGATAATTTGCAAGGGTTTTTCTTGTTTTAAAAGCTCTTCGTTGAAAAAATAAAGACCGTCTTTTCTAGTTATATTGTAATTATTTTGTATTGCATCTTCTTCATCTTTGTTTGGCTTACTAAGTACTTTTAGCGATAATCTTTCTAGATTTATGTTTTTTTCTCTGAAAAGTTTAGTATTTGCAAAGGTATTGTAAGAATTGCCTTTGTATGATAAGAAAATATTATTGGTTAAATACACATTATCGTCACTTCTTTTTATATAAGATAATCTTGAATCTCCTTCTCCTGGATTTCCAATAAATATTTCTGTTATCAAATTATTTTTATCGTCAAAAAGTTTAAAATCTGGTTTTTCTTTGATCCCTAGTTCTTTGTGCTTTTTGGAGTCTCTGCTTACAAGTTTATTTTTTTGCAAATTTTCTAGAGCTTTAATCATAGAAGTTACTCTTCTCTCATCAATTGGAATATTTATATCATTATAATTAAGCTCCCATCCTTTTTCTGTTTTTGTAAGAGTTCCCTCAAGCTCTGTCTCAATTTTTGCAATTTGAGTAAAATCAAGTTCAAATAATTTTTCTTCCAAAAGCCTTATAGTTTGATTTTTATTTGAAAATATTATCCCTAATAAAAATGTGGTAAGTAACATAACAATTATTATTATTTTTATGTATTCTTTTTTTTCTAACAATATGCCTTTATTCTCCATAAAATCTCCTTTATTAGTTGATTCTTCTTTTTTGGGTAAATCTGATAAGTCCAAATATTATTATTGCTATTGGCAATAAGATTAAATTTATGAGTATTAATAAAAATTTTGCATTTAGCATTTCTTGTGAAGAATTTACAAATTTTAGCTTAGAGCGTACTTCTCTTGATTTAATGCTAAAAAATGCTTCCTTTTGCATTAAATAATCTGAAATTCGTCCAGCAAGTTCAAAATTTGAAGGTGATCCATTG from Borrelia turcica IST7 includes the following:
- a CDS encoding DUF4340 domain-containing protein, with amino-acid sequence MENKGILLEKKEYIKIIIIVMLLTTFLLGIIFSNKNQTIRLLEEKLFELDFTQIAKIETELEGTLTKTEKGWELNYNDINIPIDERRVTSMIKALENLQKNKLVSRDSKKHKELGIKEKPDFKLFDDKNNLITEIFIGNPGEGDSRLSYIKRSDDNVYLTNNIFLSYKGNSYNTFANTKLFREKNINLERLSLKVLSKPNKDEEDAIQNNYNITRKDGLYFFNEELLKQEKPLQIIKEFTTDGFEINKTKINEYKLQYNIEVIWNNKSVNNIDVYFSKNEKDRDILLKKDKEDYYYITNKWAFFDVFNLEKNIKINDTHSSEDHAHEAHDHPHPHHHDDHDHHH
- a CDS encoding septum formation initiator family protein, which produces MFLIKKIILSIYVGLISYFIITPIFGERGIVNYKELHNNLILMKNHIETLKETQKTLKTRYINLQISKPAILREASKIGYYPKNSIIIKNPDDNENYNQGKILHLQNTSKNNNIDKNFYLISIVISLIFYFVLSYLETLKILNKGR
- a CDS encoding P83/100 family protein, which translates into the protein MNRIWVIFISFFIFLNFFTLHAREIDKQRLKDFVDMDLEFVNYRGSYDSTNTYEQIVGIGEFLARNLTNNKSNYYNKYYVNRYVDEKDEKSSSDVFLIGDRSALDSILNLRRILMGYLMGVFSYSRDSAELLAKAITIYNAVYRGDLDYYSESYIQPALKDATKDNIGLSRVYSQWAGKTRIFIPLRRDILSGSIESDVDLDRIVTDKVIASLLNENESGGTDFARDITDVQDEVHDIDQEKVDAETDTLKSIEEELDETIEDLREQLEKSTNEEEKGEIQKQIEEKRSERDVLEKKGNELKDSQEKLDKSQDKLDTQRDMVKEKLQENIDEENKDKNLPKPGEISSPKVDEKEELNETIEDLREQLEKSTNEEEKGEIQKQIEEKRSERDVLEKKGNELKDSQDKLGTQRDMVKEKLQENVDEENKDKNLPKPGEISSDKVDEKKELDEQIGKAGDDVEKKLNLDNSKKDDNTDVSVSDTQTLNSKMQPGEQAAGDKASVESSKSKSVFLEVLNPSTNLGVLQFIDSDGNKLEETSQYGIRRYGVYERADDLVAIKLCSGIAKLQLLNKVENLKVESESQFELSRDSSLFVDAKMILVVVKDNNVWKLAKFSSKDLSDFILSEDEVLPFTSFTVSDEYVYLQDASKKVITLDLKTLKKVS
- a CDS encoding ABC transporter permease, which codes for MATFILKNIFLTLINIIISTFFCASLLNTFSNNNSNIPFIQKNVFKEYLEYIGLLKSIESYKLVYDFDPNMPLSKNYFAKHIAGNSYIVYKIKYKGLIWGTPSYSPLTKGKSTMTVIFNKIKNTLKISVPGIILAYVISISFIIAWTLFVKNKSIDNTLDYIMLFLNSLPRNLTVMLLISSLYYLNINPKNSIIGGFGWFFSFFLFNAVIFKQALHKNLSACYITTAKSKGLKRIKIILGHALTPSLIPIITNLRSTLATAFFGTSIIEKMFGIDGIGSLTINAIKNNDYIIYKDLIFVGVLIMLIANLISDILIYKINPYKGVL
- a CDS encoding endonuclease III domain-containing protein, yielding MFYNFLMLDIDLIVNEALSRYPDVKPFLNFKNNYELLIMVILSARTTDNMVNKIAPNLFKRYGDFESLASANLIEVQKLIYRLGFYANKSKNIINCARMLLKNFKGIIPDNILDLISLPGVGRKTANVILGVVYNKPAIIVDTHFSRVVIRHGITLEKTPLKIELDLKNKIPSEKQYRFSMAINRHGRDICTSRSKDCKNCFLEKFAPRLI
- a CDS encoding ABC transporter permease subunit — translated: MEKFKKLYLILLGIFILILITLPFLINETSKFAIYRKDPNKIYTESTNKLPQLPTVNNPLGTDKMGRDIMARLILATRNSILLSFSYATISALIGIFIGIIIGSFKFKTCMLISKLIESLQTLPFSYILILIFYYFSKQKNYNILEVAITLALIHGWIPFSFATRNSTLIIKNLDYVKASQTMGSSKLRLTIYHIFPEIFSSISSIIPLQISKSLTTFEVVNYLQQEDRRFYPSLGELLSYMEMGREYFWVWGKPLFILISINIILASISLKLKKHIKYFISS